Genomic DNA from uncultured Vibrio sp.:
CGAAGATGGTGGCGTAACAGTAATAAATCGCGGTTATTCAAAACAGGATCAAAGCTGGAGGCAAGCGGAAGGTAAAGCGTATTTTGTTGATGGCTCGTCTACTGGCCATCTGAAAGTTTCTTTCTTTGGTCCGTTTTATTCGTCATACATCATCTTTGACCTTGGTGAGAAATATGACTACGCATTTATATCTGGCTACAATCGTGACTACCTTTGGTTGCTATCACGCAAGCCGGAAGTGGATTCAGCGATGCTAGAGAGGTTCAAACGAACTGCCCGAGAAAAAGGGTTTGATGTAGATGAGCTAATTCTTGTTAATCAGACTCAATAGCCCATAGACGAAATGGATAATCCCCCTTAATTGGGGGATATGATTAGGCATTTTTAATACTATTTAATCAGACGAACAAGTAATGATCCCGCAGATCGGATAGATTCAACATTATGGCTGATCACGGTACCTGTAGAGGGCGCTGTGTAGCGTAGTATCTCGTCACCAAAGCCATCATATTGGATTGCCACCAGTTGGCCTTGATCCACAGTCTCCAAAATGTTGACTTGAGGTAGAACAAAACCACCCAATTCCGCTCGAACGTTTACGATTTCACGACCTTCAATACAAGACTTTACCGGTATCGAAGCCCCGGAGAGCAATGCGAACTGTTTAAGAATATTGAAGATACCTGTGACCGTGCGATCGATAAGCGCCTGATCGGTATAACGTCCCGCTCCAACTTCTACGGTGATAGACGGTACACCGACGTTGTTCCATGCCGTTTCTAATACGCCACTTTCACCTGGATCGTCCAGAATGACATCTGGATTGATATGACGCGCCATTTTTAAAGCATCTCCAATACGGAAATCTGCGAAGACATAAAGTGGGTAGGCTGCACCGCTGGTTTGGGTGTGTAAGTCTATCGCTAAGTCCGCATTTGGCTTTAATAAGTTATTCCATAGTGTGTGCAAGTAGCGGTTCGCTTCGTTACCAAACTCGTTGCCTGGGAAGAAACGGTTTAGGTTCGTGCGTGCAGCATCCGGGTCAGGAGAACAAAAATCTCGGCTTTTATTCAACATGCCGCTTAAATTGATTCCCGGTATGATGGTTACTGCACCAGCAAGTTCGGCACCGATCAGTTCCCTTGCCGTTTTCTGCGCCGCCAACACACCACTGTATTCATCGCCGTGAACGCCTGCGGTAATCATTACTTTTTTACCTCGACTCTGACCTTTAAATACCAATACAGGCAGGTGTTGCCATTGCGAAAGCGCGTTGGTTGCAATCCGAAACCAGAACTTATGCTCACCAAATGGGAGGTCTTCGACATCTAGAGCATGTATTACGTGATGTCCCTGAATCACGTCATCGGAAAATAGTGTTGCCATTAAAGCGTTTTACTCCAAATACATCTGTATTGATTTTTACTCACTATGCTTAAGACCAAGTTAAAGAAGTGACTTCAGGGTAGATAAAAATCTATCGATATCTTGCTCTGAAATGTCTTTGTGGGTCACAAAGCGGATCGGATTTCCCGGCGTAATAATGATGTCTTGCTGTTTTAGTTTCTCCGCAATATTTGCGATATCCACCTGTGGCGCTAACTTAGCGAACACAATGTTGGTCTGGACTAAATCCGGATTGACTGAGAATCCCGGGAGCTCTGTCAATCCTTGAGCTAATGTCTTTGCATTAATATGATCTTGCTTTAATTGGAGAACTTGCTCGGTAATCGCGAGTTTACCCGCAGCGGCTAATATACCTGCTTGGCGCATACCGCCACCAACCATCTTTCTTAAACGTCGCGCTTTCGCAATATAGTCTTTGTTACCGAGAAGGAGAGAACCAACAGGTGCGCTGAGACCTTTTGAAAGACAAATGGTCATTGAATCAAAATGCTGCGCTATTTGTTTAACTGGTACATCGAGCGCCACTGCCGCGTTAAACACGCGCGCACCGTCAAGATGTAACTTGAGGTTGTGTTTATTCACAAATTCGCGAGCTTCGGCAAGGTAGGTCAGTGGGAGAACTTTACCATTAATGGTGTTCTCAAGGCTCAAAAGGCGCGTACGAGCGAAGTGCATATCGTCTGGCTTGATTGCCGCTGCGAGCTTATCAAAGGATAAAGTACCATCGGGATTATTCTCGACAGGTTGAGGTTGAATTGAACCTAGTACCGCTGCGCCACCAGCTTCGTATTTGTAGTTATGCGCTTGTTGGCCACAAAGGTATTCATCTCCGCGATCACAGTGCGCCATTAAGCCTAGTAAGTTAGCTTGAGTGCCGGATGTGGTAAAAAGCGCGGCTTCAAAGCCTGCTAATTCTGCAGCGTATTGCTCCAACTCATTAACGGTTGGATCATCACCGTACACATCGTCTCCAACTGGTGCCGCAAACATGGCTTCACGCATGGCTTGAGTTGGTTGAGTGACGGTGTCTGAACGAAAGTCCATGAATATCTCCTTGGTTTAAATATACCCGCAAAGACGAGCTTTGCTTAAGCAAGCGATAGTTTTGGCATCGGTAATTGTGCCATCGATAATTTTTTCTTCTAGTTGTTTGAGTGACAATGTCACTACTTCAATCACTTCATCTTCATCGCATTGATAACGGTTGGTTTCACTTAAGTGCTCTGCGACAAACAGATATTGGATCTCGTCACAGAAGCCCGCTAATGGCGTAACCTGACCGAGAGAGGTAAATCTTTCCGCGCTAAACCCTGTCTCTTCTTCCAATTCTCTCTTCGCACATGATAATGGATCTTCAGCACCTTCACGCGTTCCAGCTGGAAGTTCAAGTAACCATTTATTAAGAGAAGGACGAAACTGATTAACAAGGACAATGTCGTTGTTCTCAGTAATAGGCAAGATAACTGCCGCGCCGGGGTGATTAATGGTGGTGTGAGTAATTACCTGACCCGTTGGTAGCGTAACATCTTCTTCTACCAGCGAGATTTGCTTCCATTTATGAATCGTTTTAGTCATGAAGTGATAGTCCAAACTATTAAGGCTGCATCAACATTAACGGCAATCGTCTACAAACAAAAGAGAAAGTATGTTTACACCCCATTAACTTGAAAAGAGTATGCAATTTTTCTGCTTTGTTTCTTTGGGCTTGTGTCAGTGAGAACAATATGCGATGTGTATCTGAAATTCATTCTGATACGACAATAGTGTACATATTTTAAGTGAATTGCATCTCATAAATGGAAACTTTGATTGCTTGGCGGTGTGGTGAGTAAGCATCTGCTATAAGAGGGGGAGAATAAATTACACTTGTAACAAAGTGATAACAAATGTATAAAAATAAATATACCGCATCAGTTCAGCAGCCGGAGCACTCATGATACAACCCTCTTTTGCATCTAATGCCGATAAAGCACTCCTTTCCGAGCGTATCAATAAGTTGGCGAAAGCGTTGACTGATGGTGTTTACGAACGTGAACATACCATAAAACTTTGCCTTCTAGCTGCTCTCGCTGGTGAAAGCGTTTTTCTTCTCGGCCCTCCGGGTATTGCGAAAAGTTTAATTGCTAAGCGCTTGATTCAGGCGTTTGATAACAGCAGCTATTTTGAATACCTGATGACGCGATTCTCGACACCGGAAGAGGTGTTCGGCCCACTGAGTATCCAAGAGTTGAAAGACAATGGCCGTTATGTCCGCTTGACCAAAGGCTACCTGCCGACTGCACAAGTTGTTTTCTTAGATGAAATTTGGAAAGCTGGTCCAGCAATTCTGAATACATTGCTTACCGTCGTGAATGAGAAAACGTTTAAGAACGGCAGCGATATAGAGCGAGTACCAATGCGTCTATTAGTATCGGCATCGAACGAACTACCAGACGAAGACAGTGGCTTAGATGCATTGTATGACCGTATGTTGGTACGTGTATTTGTTAACCGTATTCAGAACAAACAGAATTTTAAGTCAATGCTGACCGTAGGGACGTCTCAGGAAGCGAAAATACCGGACGGTTTGGCAATTACCGATGAAGAATACCATCAGTGGCAACAACAATTTGATAAGTTGTCGCTGACTGACAATGCCTTCGAAAAGCTGTTCCAGCTCAAAACCATGCTAGAAAGCAAGGTTGAAGCCGAGTTTGGCGATATCGCAAATACAGACATGTATGTTTCTGACCGACGCTGGAAAAAGGCAGTGAAGCTACTCAAAGCCAGTGCGTTCTTTAATGGCCGGGACGAGATAAACCCGCTCGAT
This window encodes:
- a CDS encoding lipocalin family protein — translated: MKSLKSLLLLFVVALFGCTSKPVGIEPVQNFELKPYLGKWYEIARLDHSFERGLSNVTAEYELREDGGVTVINRGYSKQDQSWRQAEGKAYFVDGSSTGHLKVSFFGPFYSSYIIFDLGEKYDYAFISGYNRDYLWLLSRKPEVDSAMLERFKRTAREKGFDVDELILVNQTQ
- a CDS encoding ATPase RavA domain-containing protein: MIQPSFASNADKALLSERINKLAKALTDGVYEREHTIKLCLLAALAGESVFLLGPPGIAKSLIAKRLIQAFDNSSYFEYLMTRFSTPEEVFGPLSIQELKDNGRYVRLTKGYLPTAQVVFLDEIWKAGPAILNTLLTVVNEKTFKNGSDIERVPMRLLVSASNELPDEDSGLDALYDRMLVRVFVNRIQNKQNFKSMLTVGTSQEAKIPDGLAITDEEYHQWQQQFDKLSLTDNAFEKLFQLKTMLESKVEAEFGDIANTDMYVSDRRWKKAVKLLKASAFFNGRDEINPLDLLLLQDCLWNSPESRDVVRNVVQEFALKHAFDQQDAEQEIEYCRESLIDVQHELEDSYRMTLTSEAATGILRKETMRFDTSKAKSYKVGAAVNLVKLVILQSNMSVSESEKGDSRWVYVPKDELDRVIKEGHGDVYGYVNQNTNMCRLRFDVDAESNLVIRDIANRGILVGLVTQEGLDMERYQNWLTQSEKAISQLSDAEHHMRKVKANFHDALPHSFVDPELPRLMESSLQQVSQRLESIQAESEKIVQRFKNLQQFFS
- the ltaE gene encoding low-specificity L-threonine aldolase, which gives rise to MDFRSDTVTQPTQAMREAMFAAPVGDDVYGDDPTVNELEQYAAELAGFEAALFTTSGTQANLLGLMAHCDRGDEYLCGQQAHNYKYEAGGAAVLGSIQPQPVENNPDGTLSFDKLAAAIKPDDMHFARTRLLSLENTINGKVLPLTYLAEAREFVNKHNLKLHLDGARVFNAAVALDVPVKQIAQHFDSMTICLSKGLSAPVGSLLLGNKDYIAKARRLRKMVGGGMRQAGILAAAGKLAITEQVLQLKQDHINAKTLAQGLTELPGFSVNPDLVQTNIVFAKLAPQVDIANIAEKLKQQDIIITPGNPIRFVTHKDISEQDIDRFLSTLKSLL
- a CDS encoding NUDIX hydrolase — encoded protein: MTKTIHKWKQISLVEEDVTLPTGQVITHTTINHPGAAVILPITENNDIVLVNQFRPSLNKWLLELPAGTREGAEDPLSCAKRELEEETGFSAERFTSLGQVTPLAGFCDEIQYLFVAEHLSETNRYQCDEDEVIEVVTLSLKQLEEKIIDGTITDAKTIACLSKARLCGYI
- a CDS encoding succinylglutamate desuccinylase/aspartoacylase family protein, with product MATLFSDDVIQGHHVIHALDVEDLPFGEHKFWFRIATNALSQWQHLPVLVFKGQSRGKKVMITAGVHGDEYSGVLAAQKTARELIGAELAGAVTIIPGINLSGMLNKSRDFCSPDPDAARTNLNRFFPGNEFGNEANRYLHTLWNNLLKPNADLAIDLHTQTSGAAYPLYVFADFRIGDALKMARHINPDVILDDPGESGVLETAWNNVGVPSITVEVGAGRYTDQALIDRTVTGIFNILKQFALLSGASIPVKSCIEGREIVNVRAELGGFVLPQVNILETVDQGQLVAIQYDGFGDEILRYTAPSTGTVISHNVESIRSAGSLLVRLIK